The sequence TCCTgcctcccgccccccacccctccagctcctgctcctcctccgcTCCCCACACACAGACAAGCTCACACCCGCTCCCTCActcgcacacacagacacacgcgcgcacacacgctCCTCACACACACTCTACTCTCTCCCGCGCGCTCACACCCCTCTCGCCCTGCGCCCTCGCGGGTGCAGCGCCGCGCCGCAGTCGGACTCCCCTCCTGGGCTCACTTTGCAACGCTGACGGCGCCGGCGGTGGCCGTGGAGGTGGGAACAGAAGCGGCATCCTATCCCCTGGTCGCGGCCGGAGACGGGACGCCCGCGGAACCCCTCGGCGGCGCTCTCCCATGAGTCGGGATCGCAGCATCCCCTGCCAGCAGCTCACTGCCTCTGGGAGCCGCTGGACTTGTACACCGCAGCCCTTCCGGGACAGCAACATTGACACCCCCTCCAGTGCAGATTTCGGGGCAGCTTTCTAGAAACTCGCACTAAAGACGGAACCGCCACAGCATTCAAGTACGTATGAGATTCGCTCAGTTAATAGGGGGACTTGTTAAAAGTTGGCGCGCTGGGAAGCTCAGCTTCTGAAATTGACAACTTTTTGAGTTGGGGTTTTCCCCTGCTAGCTCCTCGCTCCGGCTTTGCTCGCGGAGTCGCCGGTGGGTTCTGATCTGAAACTTTTCCCTCCCGGTAGCGGGCCTGCGGGGATCTCTGGAGCTTGTGGGATTCCTCTCCTTACCCGAAGAGGCGAAAAGCCTCTAACAAAGACGAGGACCGGGATTTGTGCAGTAGCAGCTCCAGCGATGTAATTCAGGGTATTTCGGCTCTAGTTGTCATGGTAATGATGCTctaggcggcggcggcggcggcagcggcaggGAGTTGCAGCTCCTGTGATGAACGGCAGTAATTTTCCTGCCTTTTAACTAGGATTGGAAATAGGGGCTCCGGTGGGTCCAAGTTAATCTACCTAATGGTGACTCCGAGATGGTTGACTGGGAGGAAGCTCGGGAAGGAAGGGGACCTGGCTGGAGTTTGCAGCCGGGTTCGGAGGACCTCAGGAAAGAGGGCGTAATTGTAGGAATGCGGCTTATTGTATTGAAATGAGCCTGGGGCTCCACCAGACACGTCTGCCTGGCGTCGCCGACTTGCCGGTGTACACTTTTCCCTTCGTAGGTAATCGGGTGTAATTGCCGACCCCCGTGCCCCAACATGCGTGGGGACTGTGTCCCCCCTCCTCTGGGCCTTGACTCGGTCTGGGTAAGGCACGTTTCAACTGACAGAATTCGCGCTTTTGGAGAAGTTGCTCGGAGTGTCTTACTCTTGATAGAAATGAAAGTTCTCGGTGGTAAGAGGAGAACGGTCAAGCGAGTGCAGCCTGCGGAGACTGACTTCCAAGGGCACTTCTCAAACCCGTTGGAAGCTTGGGGCAATCGTGAGGGAGAAGGCATTTGTCCCTTGATTCTAAAGAACGTTCCTGGAGATTGTCATCTATCTGTTATGCCCACGGACTGTCTAAAGGGAAGAGCTGCAAGGAGTTTGGTTATCAGAAATCTCAGGCTATTATCCCAGAGCCCTAGAGTGCCGGGAGAGAGGTACAGAGCGCCGTTCAGTCATTTCATTGCGAACCCAATCCTGAATCTTCTTTTCCCACGACAGAGAGATGTTTTACAGAACTGAGTTGGGGAGAGGAAAAGCTGCCCGACGTGGCTTCTGAGCACAGTCAATGAAGTCTGAATTTATTAGAGTTCTCTTATCTTAACAAGATGCTCATAATGTGGACTGTCAAAAACCTCTTGGGCCGCAGCAGCCTTCACACCCGCTCCCCACCCCCGcacccaccccaccctacccccttCCCTCGGACCCTGCGCTCGCAGAAACTCTCCCCCGCGGTTTGCCTCCTCTCCCTCGGTCTTTCTGAGAATctcagtctttccctttctgtcgATCTCTCCTCCActcctcctgcccccgccccacctccGCCCCCGCTCCCCAGGGTTGGAAACTCCGTGGAGGAGCCCGGGTCACAATGGTGCGTTTCACGGTTTCCTTCACACACTCCACCACGGGGAGGGGAACACGGGGGTGTTCCTTTCGCCTGCCCACGAGAAAGAAAGGGGCTTTGACAGAGGTAGTTATTTCTTCCTAATTTACAACCTCGAGGCTCCGTGTTCCCGGCCGCGGCGGCCGCGAGCGGGAGCGGAGCAACGTGTTTCCAGGCGCGGAGGCTTTGCCTAGGTAACCGGTCCTTtcggggcggggggagagggggGCGCGGAGAGAGTCGAGGGGCACTACGCTCGGCTGTAGGAGGTGTGGTGTGGgttgcccaccccaccccagcccagcccacccccGCCAACGCTGGGCGCGCGAGGGAAGCCTCCGCTTCCTTGGGGAGACGCTTCCCTCACCCACCCTAGCCAGAGGTCGATCCTTGGAGAACGACTCCGCTTGAAAGACCCCAAAGAAGGGCGGGAACGTGGGCacctggaggaggtggtgggaggTTGCCGGAGACTCCCATTGAAGATGCGGAGGGACGGGAAGCGCACGTTACAGCCGTGGGAAGATCCTGCGCTAGGGCGAGCGCAAGCTTTCTGTAGTATCAGCTGGGGCTGGcggagggcgggggggggggggggggggggcaagggAATCCCCTACTTCCTGGCCGTCAGGGGCTTCCCGGATCTGGGGGCTCCGATCCCCTCTCTCCTTTCAGGCAAGCCGCGGGTGCAGGGGCGGCGGGAGACGAAACTTAACTCGACACCCGCGGTTCGGGCACGCCCGAGGTTTTTGGGATTTTGGCGGTTTTCTTTCGGGTGCCGGTTCCCATTCTAATAGCTGTGAGTGGGTCCGGGCAAAGGGGGCGCTGTAGgccggagagtcggacacgactgagcgactgaactgaactgaactggggtcatGGGATCCTTTCCCGAGGCCCGCCGAAATGCGCTTCCAGGTACAAAGTTTCGCTAAGGCTTTGCGCAGAGACACTTGCCCCAGAGCCGCTCTCGGCGCCCTCCGGGTCGCCGTGTGGCCCGGAGCCTCGAAGTCGCCCACTCTCTGGGATACCGCCCGAGGGTGCAGGGGGGCCTCCCTCGGCTGGCACCAGCAGCGGCAAACGCCGACCGCCTTGTGCGGTGCTTCCAGCGCCGGCCTATTTCCACTGCGCTCTTTTGTTTGCTTGACCCCTGGACCCCGAAACTCGCCGCTAATAGAAGCGAAGCTCCATTAGCATTTAGAATGAAAAGCTCAGACTTTCTTAATTCCTCGGGGCATTCATGCATTCGTTCCGGACCCTGTGCATTTCCTACGCAACGTGTAAAATTTGTATttgaggggtgggggcgggtgaaattggaaaatattttccgCTCCTGCACACTCACAGACTCCGATTCCGGCAGAACTCTTTCCTCAAGTGTTCCCATTCTTCGGTTTTCCTGACATCGCTAGCTTGGAACCAGTTGGGGGGTCAGGCAGATTAATTTCTGGGCAACAACTGGTTGCGCGTTTTCTAGCCTCGGTTCGGGAACCACACAACCGCCGTGAGCGCGGACAACCTTTGCTCGGCTGCCCCACGGCGCTGTGATGCCTTTTGCCCAGGGACTCCGATCACCCTAAACACTGCTTTCTGAGCCttttaattctttgtcatttctAGAGATccctaccacccccacccccgtatGCCCAGTCCAGGCCTCGGTGACCCAGCATAGTCTTACTGTGACCTTTATGCTTTCTCCTGGCGCCCGCCCCCCGTCCCCCCAGAGCCTACTGCGGAAGAGCGCAGCCCGGCAAGCCCCATCGCTGAGACTGGGCCCTCAGCGGAGCCGGGCGGCCCCGCAGCCACTTCACCCAGCCGGCCGTCCCCGCCTCCTCCACGCTCAGCCTCCGCTGGagagacccccagccccaccattCAGCGCGCAAGATATCCTCCAGGTAGGTCTGAAGGCACGACCCTTTATTCTTCCCGGGCTGGGAGGTGTGGGTGGGGAAGCCACACACCCACAAGCAGGCTGGTGGACTTGCCCGGCGCCAGGACAGTGCGTGACTGCCGGCCGCGAGGTTCACGGCGCAGGTGGCATCTTTGCACGAAGCTCCTCTGGATACCACACGCTGTTGCTACCTAGTGGAGCAGACAGATTAAATTAAGCGTTGCATTTCTCAAAGatatttttcctaagaaaaatgcaaatacacCAGTAGATTGGGATATTTTGATACCttttaatgtcttcatttttgctttccttttaatGCTAAGGCATTTAAGAGTTATGGGATCATTTCGAACAATACAAAGCATTTTTGTTTGTATAAAACCCAAGTCATCTGAGTGCAGACATTTGGATTATTGCAGctcagagggaaagagggaaagcaTGTGAGCTGAAAACCAAGGAGTAAATTTGAGTTGGGCAAAAGAAAGGATTGCAGGTTTAGCTTGTAGCACCTCTTTTTGCACTTGGtaaaggactcccctggtggttcagtggttaagaagccacctgccaatgcagtaggcGTGGTTccacccctggattgggaggacccctggaagaggaaatggcaacccattccactattcttgcctgggaaatgccatggacagaggtcacaaaagagttggacaggacttagcgattaaacaacaaccaaGGGATACCAGGTGCCTAGCCAAAGAGATGCAAATAAATAGAACTCAGTCCCAGTAAGCTCGTCTTCTATCTGGAAACCTCAGAAAATCACAAAGAACAACAATAGGTAGGGACTGGTGAAGGATGATAGAAAAGAGTCATAGAGAAATCCAAGGGAAGGGAACAAATGAAACATCAGgcaatgctctttttttttttttttttaatgactagcCTTTCATTTCACCCCAAAAGCTGGACAGCAGGGTAAGTGCTCCTTTAACTTGAAACTAATGATGATTTGTAGGGCCTTGCTTGGAAAACAGAGGCTTGAACTGGCCTCTCCTCATCACTGCTTCTTCCAACAGGCCCTCAACACCTTTTTTCAAGTCAAGATTTCATCCCATACATGTATGACTCAATCAGATTTGGAAATGTGGGTAAGAGAAAGATGTCAAAGGAAACGTGAAGTATTCGCTTTTCTATTAGTCACACCTTTTACACGATAGACTCCAAAGAGACGTTAAACACATGGTTTTCCTTTGGTTCAGAAAAACCAACCACCAGAAACTACCCAGTTTACTATTTATATTTAGCcataaagaagaggaaataattaGATACATTATCCACTGGATCAAATATGTCTCAGGGCTTTCTCATTAGTTCAACCTCTCTGAACAATAATAAGTACTCCAGATATCAGTGCTTTGGGGCTGAGGAAAACTAAATCtattaagaaaatgttttcttttctagagGTGCTAACTTTTCTATCATAAGAAAATATGTAGATAACTCACTTATTATAACCAAACTGTAGTTATTAAGCAGCTATTGATATATTTATTACTTAGAtgggggaatatatatatatttacatatacatttatacatatacatatgtaccgctggagaagggaatggcaacccactccagtattcttgcctggaaaactccatggacagaggagcctggaggtctatagtccctggggtcacaaagagtcagacacgactgagtgactaacacttgcttacatacgtgtgctaagtcgcttcagtcatgtctgactgtgtgcaaccctgtggactatagcctgccaggttcctctgtccatgggagtctctaggcaaggatactggagtgggttgccatgccctccttcaggagatcttgctgacccagggatcgaacccgcatctcttatgactcctgcactggcagttgaGTTCTTTACCGCTACCACTAGTGATTCCTGGgaacctatatatgtatatgtgtatatatatatatatatataggtgtataTGGCACAGAGCAGGTTTGGTGGGTGTTTTGTTGCAGCTGCCGATCTTTTTCTTTGCAGATGGCACAAACTCCCTCAAGCCCATTTCCTGGGCCTGTGTTCCCACCTCACCACCTAGCTGGCTGAAATCATCAACAGGGGTCCAGTTTGAGCAGGCTGCCAGTCCTGTTTGGAGGAgtagggagggggtgggagaaagCAACCACAAAGTGTGTGGGTAGCCTCAGTTGGCACTCATAAAATGTTAGAATGTCACTGGGCCAGTAAGTCCCAAGTAGaacacctttttttctttcttttactaatACTCAAGTTTACATATCAGAGAGTTGACTTGGGGAGTGGGGGAATAGTGGTCTCTTGCTCCCAAAATAAACCAACAGGGCATTCACTGGATTTCCTCTTGTCTTCCTAAATTGATAGCTGAGATCACTCCATTAAATTTCCAGGGctcaaaatcactttttaaaacacaattgGACTTTTGAGGGAAGACATCAAACTTCCCAGATCTAATGGAGGACGGggcaagggaaggaaggaggacacAGAGGTCCCCAGGAGGCTAGGTTTTGACAGCCTGTGGCCCCATGGGCAGTTCCTGAGGGATTCGGCTTTCTGCCcatggaggaagggaggaaagtgggggagacagagggagggagggaagaaggaaggagaaaagaaataaaaaaggaatgaaagaaacagaGAGCAAGCAGTGGAAGGGGGGAAGGAAGGAATCTATGCTGCTAGAAAGGTGGAAAGACCGTCACTTCCCAGTTCCCACATTAGAGAGCAACGAATCCATTGCCACCCATTAGCTAGGAAGACGCTTCTGAGTGGCCCTTTTTCCTCTCCGTGCAGATATGCCCTGCGTGCAAGCCCAGTATAGCCCTTCGCCGCCAGGTTCCAGCTATGCAGCACAAACATACGGCTCGGATTACACCACGGAGATCATGAACCCTGACTACGCCAAGCTGACCATGGACCTTGGCAGTACGGAGATCGCCGCCACAGCCACCACGTCCCTGCCCAGCTTCAGCACCTTCATGGAGGGCTACTCCAGCAGCTACGAACTCAAGCCCTCCTGCCTGTACCAGATGCAGCCGTCGGGGCCACGGCCGCTGATTAAGATGGAGCAGGGTCGCGCGCACGgttaccaccatcatcaccatgagcatcaccaccagcagcagcagcagcagcagcagccctccaTTCCGCCCCCCTCCGGGCCGGAGGACGAGGTGCTACCCAGCACCTCCATGTACTTTAAGCAGTCCCCGCCGTCCACCCCCACCACGCCGGGCTTCCCCTCGCAGGCGGGGGCGATGTGGGACGACGCAATGCCCTCGGCGCCCGGCTGCATCGCGCCCGGCCCGCTGCTCGACCCGCCGATGAAGGCGATGCCCACGGTGGCCGGCGCGCGCTTCCCACTCTTCCACTTCAAGCCCTCGCCGCCGCACCCGCCCGCGCCGGGCCCCGCCGGCGGCCACCACCTGGGCTACGACCCGACGGCCGCCGCCGCGCTCAGCCTTCCGCTGGGAGCCGCCGCCgcggcagccgccgccgccgccgccgcgggcaGCCAGGCCGCCGCGCTCGAGGGCCACCCGTACGGGCTGCCGCTGGCCAAGAGGGCGTCCGCCCTGGCCTTCCCGCCGCTGGGCCTCACGGCCTCCCCCACCGCGTCCAGCCTCCTGGGCGAGAGCCCCAGTTTGCCGTCGCCGCCCAGCAGGAGCTCGGCCTCGGGCGAGGGCACGTGCGCCGTCTGCGGGGACAACGCCGCCTGCCAGCACTACGGCGTGCGCACCTGCGAGGGCTGCAAGGGCTTCTTCAAGGTGAGCCTCCTCCCGGGACCCTCCCCTCCGCGGCCGGCCTCCTCAGCCCCCGCTGAGAGCGGCTGAGCTGGTCCTTCAGCCCGAGCCACTAGAGGTGTGATGTTACACGTGCACTCCTGTAGCCTTTGCTAGCACCTTCACACCCACTTTCTCGGGGCCTTTTAACTTGATGTCCATCTCAGGAGGCTGCCTGCCCCAGGTGGGCTTGCGGAGACTGTGAACTTCCCGACG comes from Cervus elaphus chromosome 29, mCerEla1.1, whole genome shotgun sequence and encodes:
- the NR4A3 gene encoding nuclear receptor subfamily 4 group A member 3 isoform X2, which translates into the protein MPCVQAQYSPSPPGSSYAAQTYGSDYTTEIMNPDYAKLTMDLGSTEIAATATTSLPSFSTFMEGYSSSYELKPSCLYQMQPSGPRPLIKMEQGRAHGYHHHHHEHHHQQQQQQQQPSIPPPSGPEDEVLPSTSMYFKQSPPSTPTTPGFPSQAGAMWDDAMPSAPGCIAPGPLLDPPMKAMPTVAGARFPLFHFKPSPPHPPAPGPAGGHHLGYDPTAAAALSLPLGAAAAAAAAAAAAGSQAAALEGHPYGLPLAKRASALAFPPLGLTASPTASSLLGESPSLPSPPSRSSASGEGTCAVCGDNAACQHYGVRTCEGCKGFFKRTVQKNAKYVCLANKNCPVDKRRRNRCQYCRFQKCLSVGMVKEVVRTDSLKGRRGRLPSKPKSPLQQEASQPSPPSPPICMMNALVRALTDSTPRDLDYSRYCPADQAAAGTDAEHVQQFYNLLTASIDVSRSWAEKIPGFTDLPKEDQTLLIESAFLELFVLRLSIRSNTAEDKFVFCNGLVLHRLQCLRGFGEWLDSIKDFSLSLQSLNLDIQALACLSALSMVTERHGLKEPKRVEELRNKITSSLKEHQSKGQALEPAEPKVLRALVELRKICTLGLQRIFYLKLEDLVSPPSIIDKLFLDTLPF
- the NR4A3 gene encoding nuclear receptor subfamily 4 group A member 3 isoform X1, giving the protein MYDSIRFGNVDMPCVQAQYSPSPPGSSYAAQTYGSDYTTEIMNPDYAKLTMDLGSTEIAATATTSLPSFSTFMEGYSSSYELKPSCLYQMQPSGPRPLIKMEQGRAHGYHHHHHEHHHQQQQQQQQPSIPPPSGPEDEVLPSTSMYFKQSPPSTPTTPGFPSQAGAMWDDAMPSAPGCIAPGPLLDPPMKAMPTVAGARFPLFHFKPSPPHPPAPGPAGGHHLGYDPTAAAALSLPLGAAAAAAAAAAAAGSQAAALEGHPYGLPLAKRASALAFPPLGLTASPTASSLLGESPSLPSPPSRSSASGEGTCAVCGDNAACQHYGVRTCEGCKGFFKRTVQKNAKYVCLANKNCPVDKRRRNRCQYCRFQKCLSVGMVKEVVRTDSLKGRRGRLPSKPKSPLQQEASQPSPPSPPICMMNALVRALTDSTPRDLDYSRYCPADQAAAGTDAEHVQQFYNLLTASIDVSRSWAEKIPGFTDLPKEDQTLLIESAFLELFVLRLSIRSNTAEDKFVFCNGLVLHRLQCLRGFGEWLDSIKDFSLSLQSLNLDIQALACLSALSMVTERHGLKEPKRVEELRNKITSSLKEHQSKGQALEPAEPKVLRALVELRKICTLGLQRIFYLKLEDLVSPPSIIDKLFLDTLPF